A stretch of Ligilactobacillus faecis DNA encodes these proteins:
- a CDS encoding KxYKxGKxW signal peptide domain-containing protein has translation MKRYKYDQLRKAQPEKLYHKMYKAGKNWVVMGLTVVGFGILFPSLAKADTQEDVQKTENVHDDPNEANNESSLSIQENDQIRQLAPTEVKETDKPTVTSDDPTNAQQVDINDAEADKGIVEQQSSTSQAEDPVEITVEPVVVKATINNDQNTEAIENISTEAIKRAQAESPDYSTQNATQESAGDTQEQVETSVAAPDQAQQPSEVAPETVEKTTQNQVAFRVASMRAATQSVVNDTPDAKIEQEIQKYIKSGVLTNADVSTTPILPNPTLFDDASLTAPRPIKSQTRTLSYYALYYPFVKRLQDAYSKKDYKEVMNNLAIMRVFSEIGNQEQTIPIKESFKYKADTALARFFQSLAVIINVDQDGHIITETSGRLGTVNSILTGSGEAYRVDSGAKYALGGFTNAAQGPAKAKLEIQLGKNGTDDLLGYDSSNVETIQNNPANKLGQYDYLTTDYYHADADHNLIKYDDNDPNKTKFAVINMSNPKSASNNDYTITLVVNRYGKAGVEKATVTTKYVDEQGKAVTPSTQVQVQGNVGDKVRVPAAPTVTGYTLKAVTFNDASTSVGTEVTLAKENTLKYEYVKAVEKATVTTKYVDEQENAVTPSTQVQVQGNVGDKVRVPAAPTVTGYTLKAVTFNDASTSVGTEVTLAKENTLKYEYVKAVEKATVTAKYVDEQGNAVTPSTQVQVQGNVGDKVRVPAAPTVTGYTLKAVTFNDASTSVGTEVTLAKENTLKYEYVKAVEKATVTAKYVDEQGNAVTPSTQVQVQGNVGDKVRVPAAPTVTGYTLKAVTFNDASTSVGTEVTLAKENTLKYEYVKAVEKATVTTKYVDEQGNAVTPSTQVQVQGNVGDKVRVPAAPTVTGYTLKAVTFNNASTSVGTEVTLAKENTLKYEYVKAVEKATVTAKYVDEQGNAVTPSTQVQVQGNVGDKVRVPAAPTVTGYTLKAVTFNDASTSVGTEVTLAKENTLKYEYVKAVEKATVTTKYVDEQGNAVTPSTQVQVQGNVGDKVRVPAAPTVTGYTLKAVTFNDASTSVGTEVTLAKENTLKYEYVKAVEKATVTAKYVDEQGNAVTPSTQVQVQGNVGDKVRVPAAPTVTGYTLKAVTFNNASTSVGTEVTLAKENTLKYEYVKAVEKATVTAKYVDEQGNAVTPSTQVQVQGNVGDKVRVPAAPTVTGYTLKAVTFNDASTSVGTEVTLVKENTLKYEYVKAVEKATVTTKYVDEQGNAVTPSTQVQVQGNVDDKVTVPTAPVVSGHHVDSITFNGTKVQAGSEVTLEETNELTYTYVKDEEPVVPEAKTTVNYQADGKAVSPQEKVELKGQVGDKVTVPEAPTVQGHHVDSITFNGTKVQAGSEVTLEETNELTYTYVKDEEPVVPEAKTTVNYQADGKAVSPQEKVELKGQVGDKVTVPEAPIVQGHHVDSITFNGTKVQAGSEVTLEETNELTYTYVKDEEPVVPEAKTTVNYQADGKAVSPQEKVELKGQVGDKVTVPEAPTVQGHHVDSITFNGTKVQAGSEVTLEETNELTYTYVKDEEPVVPEAKTTVNYQADGKAVSPQEKVELKGQVGDKVTVPEAPIVQGHHVDSITFNGTKVQAGSEVTLEETNELTYTYVKDEEPVVPEAKTTVNYQADGKAVSPQEKVELKGQVGDKVTVPTAPVVSGHHVDSITFNGTKVQAGSEVTLEETNELTYTYVKDEEPVVPEAKTTVNYQADGKAVSPQEKVELKGQVGDKVTVPEAPVVSGHHVDSITFNGTKVQAGSEVTLEETNELTYTYVKDEEPVVPEAKTTVNYQADGKAVSPQEKVELKGQVGDKVTVPTAPVVSGHHVDSITFNGTKVQAGSEVTLKETNELTYTYVKDEEPVVPEAKTTVNYQADGKAVSPQEKVELKGQVGDKVTVPTAPVVSGHHVDSITFNGTKVQAGSEVTLKETNELTYTYVKDEEPVVPEAKTTVNYQADGKAVSPQEKVELKGQVGDKVTVPTAPVVSGHHVDSITFNGTKVQAGSEVTLKETNELTYTYVKDEEPVVPEAKTTVNYQADGKAVSPQEKVELKGQVGDKVTVPTAPVVSGHHVDSITFNGTKVQAGSEVTLKETNELTYTYVKDEEPVVPEAKTTVNYQADGKAVSPQEKVELRGQVGDKVTVPTAPVVSGHHVDSITFNGTKVQAGSEVTLKETNELTYTYVKDEEPVVPEAKTTVNYQADGKAVSPQEKVELKGQVGDKVTVPTAPVVSGHHVDSITFNGTKVQAGSEVTLKETNELTYTYVKDEEPVVPEAKTTVNYQADGKAVSPQEKVELKGQVGDKVTVPTAPVVSGHHVDSITFNGTKVQAGSEVTLEETNELTYTYVKDEEPVVPEAKTTVNYQADGKAVSPQEKVELKGQVGDKVTVPTAPVVSGHHVDSITFNGTKVQAGSEVTLEETNELTYTYVKDEEPVVPEAKTTVNYQADGKAVSPQEKVELKGQVGDKVTVPTAPVVSGHHVDSITFNGTKVQAGSEVTLEETNELTYTYVKDEEPVVPEAKTTVNYQADGKAVSPQEKVELKGQVGDKVTVPEAPTVQGHHVDSITFNGTKVQAGSEVTLEETNELTYTYVKDEEPVVPEAKTTVNYQADGKAVSPQEKVELKGQVGDKVTVPTAPVVSGHHVDSITFNGTKVQAGSEVTLEETNELTYTYVKDEEPVVPEAKTTVNYQADGKAVSPQEKVELKGQVGDKVTVPEAPTVQGHHVDSITFNGTKVQAGSEVTLEETNELTYTYVKDEEPVVPEAKTTVNYQADGKAVSPQEKVELKGQVGDKVTVPTAPVVSGHHVDSITFNGTKVQAGSEVTLEETNELTYTYVKDEEPVVPEAKTTVNYQADGKAVSPQEKVELKGQVGDKVTVPEAPTVQGHHVDSITFNGTKVQAGSEVTLEETNELTYTYVKDEEPVVPEAKTTVNYQADGKAVSPQEKVELKGQVGDKVTVPTAPVVSGHHVDSITFNGTKVQAGSEVTLEETNELTYTYVKDEEPVVPEAKTTVNYQADGKAVSPQEKVELKGQVGDKVTVPTAPAVSGHHVDSITFNGTKVQAGSEVTLGETNELTYTYVKDEEPVVPEAKTTVNYQADGKAVSPQEKVELKGQVGDKVTVPEAPVVSGHHVDSITFNGTKVQAGSEVTLEETNELTYTYVKDEELKNLANETNGTVNTVSKTTDDTMNSHSQKVVETDVQNSLSSEFSKSSAGQSDLPQTGDEVEDMKAGLLGTLLVALGGFLGGSVGKRKNKSK, from the coding sequence GTGAAAAGATATAAGTATGATCAATTACGTAAGGCTCAACCAGAAAAGCTTTATCATAAAATGTATAAGGCGGGGAAGAACTGGGTCGTTATGGGATTGACCGTAGTTGGCTTTGGAATATTATTTCCATCTTTAGCTAAAGCGGATACACAAGAAGACGTTCAAAAAACAGAAAATGTCCATGATGATCCAAATGAGGCAAACAATGAAAGTTCTTTGTCGATACAAGAAAACGATCAAATAAGGCAATTGGCACCTACTGAGGTGAAAGAAACAGATAAGCCAACTGTGACTTCAGATGATCCTACGAATGCTCAACAAGTGGATATTAACGATGCTGAAGCAGATAAGGGTATAGTTGAACAGCAAAGTAGTACCTCACAAGCAGAAGATCCAGTAGAGATAACTGTTGAACCAGTTGTTGTAAAAGCAACTATTAATAATGACCAAAATACGGAAGCAATTGAAAATATTTCTACGGAAGCAATTAAGAGAGCACAAGCTGAAAGCCCTGATTATTCAACACAAAATGCTACACAAGAGTCTGCAGGGGATACTCAAGAACAAGTAGAAACATCTGTAGCAGCTCCAGATCAAGCACAGCAGCCATCTGAAGTTGCGCCAGAGACAGTAGAAAAAACTACTCAAAATCAAGTTGCCTTTCGAGTTGCTAGTATGCGTGCCGCTACGCAATCTGTAGTTAACGATACTCCTGATGCAAAAATTGAACAAGAGATCCAAAAGTATATCAAATCAGGCGTGCTTACAAATGCAGATGTATCGACGACACCTATTTTGCCGAATCCAACACTCTTTGACGATGCAAGCTTGACAGCTCCACGACCAATTAAGTCACAAACTAGAACGCTATCATATTACGCTCTTTATTATCCTTTTGTTAAACGTTTACAAGATGCGTATAGTAAAAAAGATTACAAAGAAGTAATGAATAATCTAGCTATAATGAGAGTTTTTTCGGAGATTGGAAATCAGGAGCAAACTATTCCGATAAAAGAAAGCTTTAAGTATAAGGCAGATACAGCATTAGCGAGATTCTTCCAATCTTTAGCGGTAATTATCAATGTCGATCAGGATGGCCATATAATCACAGAAACTAGTGGAAGATTAGGGACTGTTAATTCTATTCTTACAGGAAGTGGTGAGGCGTATCGAGTCGATAGTGGGGCAAAATATGCTCTAGGAGGATTTACTAACGCCGCTCAAGGACCGGCTAAGGCTAAGCTTGAAATTCAGTTAGGAAAAAATGGGACTGATGACTTATTGGGGTACGATAGTAGTAATGTAGAAACGATTCAGAACAATCCAGCTAATAAGTTAGGCCAATATGATTATTTGACTACCGATTATTACCATGCAGATGCTGATCATAATTTAATCAAATATGATGATAATGATCCTAATAAGACGAAGTTTGCAGTTATCAATATGTCTAATCCAAAGAGCGCTAGCAATAATGATTACACGATAACATTGGTCGTCAATCGTTATGGAAAAGCTGGAGTTGAAAAAGCAACAGTGACAACGAAATACGTAGATGAACAAGGAAAAGCAGTTACACCAAGCACGCAAGTGCAAGTACAAGGGAACGTAGGCGATAAGGTGAGAGTACCAGCAGCGCCAACAGTAACTGGATATACGCTAAAAGCAGTGACGTTCAATGATGCTTCAACAAGTGTCGGAACAGAAGTAACGTTAGCAAAAGAAAATACCTTGAAGTATGAATACGTAAAAGCAGTTGAAAAAGCAACAGTGACAACGAAATACGTAGATGAACAAGAGAACGCAGTTACACCAAGCACACAAGTGCAAGTACAAGGGAATGTGGGCGACAAGGTGAGAGTACCAGCAGCGCCAACAGTAACTGGATATACGCTAAAAGCAGTGACGTTCAATGATGCTTCAACAAGTGTCGGAACAGAAGTAACGTTAGCAAAAGAAAATACCTTGAAGTATGAATACGTAAAAGCAGTTGAAAAAGCAACAGTGACAGCGAAATACGTAGATGAACAAGGGAACGCAGTTACACCAAGCACACAAGTGCAAGTACAAGGGAATGTGGGCGACAAGGTGAGAGTACCAGCAGCGCCAACAGTAACTGGATATACGCTAAAAGCAGTGACGTTCAATGATGCTTCAACAAGTGTCGGAACAGAAGTAACGTTAGCAAAAGAAAATACCTTGAAGTATGAATACGTAAAAGCAGTTGAAAAAGCAACAGTGACAGCGAAATACGTAGATGAACAAGGGAACGCAGTTACACCAAGCACACAAGTGCAAGTACAAGGGAATGTAGGCGACAAGGTGAGAGTACCAGCAGCGCCAACAGTAACTGGATATACGCTAAAAGCAGTGACGTTCAATGATGCTTCAACAAGTGTCGGAACAGAAGTAACGTTAGCAAAAGAAAATACCTTGAAGTATGAATACGTAAAAGCAGTTGAAAAAGCAACAGTGACAACGAAATACGTAGATGAACAAGGGAACGCAGTTACACCAAGCACGCAAGTGCAAGTACAAGGGAATGTAGGCGACAAGGTGAGAGTACCAGCAGCGCCAACAGTAACTGGATATACGCTAAAAGCAGTGACGTTCAACAATGCTTCAACAAGTGTCGGAACAGAAGTAACGTTAGCAAAAGAAAATACCTTGAAGTATGAATACGTAAAAGCAGTTGAAAAAGCAACAGTGACAGCGAAATACGTAGATGAACAAGGGAACGCAGTTACACCAAGCACACAAGTGCAAGTACAAGGGAACGTAGGCGATAAGGTGAGAGTACCAGCAGCGCCAACAGTAACTGGATATACGCTAAAAGCAGTGACGTTCAACGATGCTTCAACAAGTGTCGGAACGGAAGTAACGTTAGCAAAAGAAAATACCTTGAAGTATGAATACGTAAAAGCAGTTGAAAAAGCAACAGTGACAACGAAATACGTAGATGAACAAGGGAACGCAGTTACACCAAGCACACAAGTGCAAGTACAAGGGAATGTAGGCGACAAGGTGAGAGTACCAGCAGCGCCAACAGTAACTGGATATACGCTAAAAGCAGTGACGTTCAACGATGCTTCAACAAGTGTCGGAACAGAAGTAACGTTAGCAAAAGAAAATACCTTGAAGTATGAATACGTAAAAGCAGTTGAAAAAGCAACAGTGACAGCGAAATACGTAGATGAACAAGGTAATGCAGTTACACCAAGCACACAAGTGCAAGTACAAGGGAACGTAGGCGATAAGGTGAGAGTACCAGCAGCGCCAACAGTAACTGGATATACGCTAAAAGCAGTGACGTTCAACAATGCTTCAACAAGTGTCGGAACAGAAGTAACGTTAGCAAAAGAAAATACCTTGAAGTATGAATACGTAAAAGCAGTTGAAAAAGCAACAGTGACAGCGAAATACGTAGATGAACAAGGGAACGCAGTTACACCAAGCACGCAAGTGCAAGTACAAGGGAACGTAGGCGATAAGGTGAGAGTACCAGCAGCGCCAACAGTAACTGGATATACGCTAAAAGCAGTGACGTTCAATGATGCTTCAACAAGTGTCGGAACAGAAGTAACGTTAGTAAAAGAAAATACCTTGAAGTATGAATACGTAAAAGCAGTTGAAAAAGCAACGGTAACAACGAAATACGTAGATGAACAAGGGAACGCAGTTACACCAAGCACGCAAGTGCAAGTACAAGGGAATGTGGACGACAAAGTAACAGTGCCGACGGCCCCAGTAGTATCAGGTCATCATGTAGATAGCATCACTTTCAATGGGACAAAAGTCCAAGCAGGAAGTGAAGTAACACTGGAAGAAACGAACGAATTGACATATACGTATGTGAAAGACGAAGAACCAGTGGTACCAGAAGCTAAAACGACAGTGAACTATCAAGCAGATGGCAAAGCAGTGAGCCCACAAGAAAAAGTCGAGCTAAAAGGACAAGTCGGTGATAAGGTAACAGTACCAGAAGCCCCAACAGTTCAAGGACATCATGTAGATAGCATCACTTTCAATGGGACAAAAGTCCAAGCAGGAAGTGAAGTAACACTGGAAGAAACGAATGAATTGACATATACGTATGTGAAAGACGAAGAACCAGTGGTACCAGAAGCTAAAACGACAGTAAACTATCAAGCAGATGGCAAAGCAGTGAGCCCACAAGAAAAAGTCGAGCTAAAAGGACAAGTCGGTGATAAGGTAACAGTACCAGAAGCACCAATAGTTCAAGGACATCATGTAGATAGCATCACTTTCAATGGGACAAAAGTCCAAGCAGGAAGTGAAGTAACACTGGAAGAAACGAACGAATTGACATATACGTATGTGAAAGACGAAGAACCAGTGGTACCAGAAGCTAAAACGACAGTGAACTATCAAGCAGATGGCAAAGCAGTGAGCCCACAAGAAAAAGTCGAGCTAAAAGGACAAGTCGGTGATAAGGTAACAGTACCAGAAGCCCCAACAGTTCAAGGACATCATGTAGATAGCATCACTTTCAATGGGACAAAAGTCCAAGCAGGAAGTGAAGTAACACTGGAAGAAACGAATGAATTGACATATACGTATGTGAAAGACGAAGAACCAGTGGTACCAGAAGCTAAAACGACAGTAAACTATCAAGCAGATGGCAAAGCAGTGAGCCCACAAGAAAAAGTCGAGCTAAAAGGACAAGTCGGTGATAAGGTAACAGTACCAGAAGCACCAATAGTTCAAGGACATCATGTAGATAGCATCACTTTCAATGGGACAAAAGTCCAAGCAGGAAGTGAAGTAACACTGGAAGAAACGAACGAATTGACATATACGTATGTGAAAGACGAAGAACCAGTGGTACCAGAAGCTAAAACGACAGTGAACTATCAAGCAGATGGCAAAGCAGTGAGCCCACAAGAAAAAGTCGAGCTAAAAGGACAAGTTGGCGATAAAGTAACAGTGCCGACGGCCCCAGTAGTATCAGGACATCATGTAGATAGCATCACTTTCAATGGGACAAAAGTCCAAGCAGGAAGTGAAGTAACACTGGAAGAAACGAACGAATTGACATATACGTATGTGAAAGACGAAGAACCAGTGGTACCAGAAGCTAAAACGACAGTGAACTATCAAGCAGATGGCAAAGCAGTGAGCCCACAAGAAAAAGTCGAGCTAAAAGGACAAGTCGGTGATAAGGTAACAGTACCAGAAGCCCCAGTAGTATCAGGACATCATGTAGATAGCATCACTTTCAATGGGACAAAAGTCCAAGCAGGAAGTGAAGTAACACTGGAAGAAACGAACGAATTGACATATACGTATGTGAAAGACGAAGAACCAGTGGTACCAGAAGCTAAAACGACAGTGAACTATCAAGCAGATGGCAAAGCAGTGAGCCCACAAGAAAAAGTCGAGCTAAAAGGACAAGTTGGCGATAAAGTAACAGTGCCGACGGCCCCAGTAGTATCAGGTCATCATGTAGATAGCATCACTTTCAATGGGACAAAAGTCCAAGCAGGTAGTGAAGTAACACTGAAAGAAACAAATGAATTGACATATACGTATGTGAAAGATGAAGAACCAGTGGTACCAGAAGCTAAAACGACAGTGAACTATCAAGCAGATGGCAAAGCAGTGAGCCCACAAGAAAAAGTCGAGCTAAAAGGACAAGTTGGCGATAAAGTAACAGTGCCGACGGCCCCAGTAGTATCAGGACATCATGTAGATAGCATCACTTTCAATGGGACAAAAGTCCAAGCAGGTAGTGAAGTAACACTGAAAGAAACAAATGAATTGACATATACGTATGTGAAAGATGAAGAACCAGTGGTACCAGAAGCTAAAACGACAGTGAACTATCAAGCAGATGGCAAAGCAGTGAGCCCACAAGAAAAAGTCGAGCTAAAAGGACAAGTTGGCGATAAAGTAACAGTGCCGACGGCCCCAGTAGTATCAGGACATCATGTAGATAGCATTACTTTCAATGGGACAAAAGTCCAAGCAGGTAGTGAAGTAACACTGAAAGAAACAAATGAATTGACATATACGTATGTGAAAGATGAAGAACCAGTGGTACCAGAAGCTAAAACGACAGTGAACTATCAAGCAGATGGCAAAGCAGTGAGCCCACAAGAAAAAGTCGAGCTAAAAGGACAAGTTGGCGATAAAGTAACAGTGCCGACGGCCCCAGTAGTATCAGGACATCATGTAGATAGCATCACTTTCAATGGGACAAAAGTCCAAGCAGGAAGTGAAGTAACACTGAAAGAAACAAATGAATTGACATATACGTATGTGAAAGACGAAGAACCAGTGGTACCAGAAGCTAAAACGACAGTGAACTATCAAGCAGATGGCAAAGCAGTGAGCCCACAAGAAAAAGTCGAGCTAAGAGGACAAGTTGGCGATAAAGTAACAGTGCCGACGGCCCCAGTAGTATCAGGACATCATGTAGATAGCATCACTTTCAATGGGACAAAAGTCCAAGCAGGAAGTGAAGTAACACTGAAAGAAACAAATGAATTGACATATACGTATGTGAAAGATGAAGAACCAGTGGTACCAGAAGCTAAAACGACAGTGAACTATCAAGCAGATGGCAAAGCAGTGAGCCCACAAGAAAAAGTCGAGCTAAAAGGACAAGTTGGCGATAAAGTAACAGTGCCGACGGCCCCAGTAGTATCAGGACATCATGTAGATAGCATTACTTTCAATGGGACAAAAGTCCAAGCAGGTAGTGAAGTAACACTGAAAGAAACAAATGAATTGACATATACGTATGTGAAAGATGAAGAACCAGTGGTACCAGAAGCTAAAACGACAGTGAACTATCAAGCAGATGGCAAAGCAGTGAGCCCACAAGAAAAAGTCGAGCTAAAAGGACAAGTTGGCGATAAAGTAACAGTGCCGACGGCCCCAGTAGTATCAGGTCATCATGTAGATAGCATCACTTTCAATGGGACAAAAGTCCAAGCAGGAAGTGAAGTAACACTGGAAGAAACGAATGAATTGACATATACGTATGTGAAAGACGAAGAACCAGTGGTACCAGAAGCCAAAACGACAGTGAACTATCAAGCAGATGGCAAAGCAGTGAGCCCACAAGAAAAAGTCGAGCTAAAAGGACAAGTTGGCGATAAAGTAACAGTGCCGACGGCCCCAGTAGTATCAGGACATCATGTAGATAGCATCACTTTCAATGGGACAAAAGTCCAAGCAGGAAGTGAAGTAACACTGGAAGAAACGAACGAATTGACATATACGTATGTGAAAGACGAAGAACCAGTGGTACCAGAAGCCAAAACGACAGTGAACTATCAAGCAGATGGTAAAGCAGTGAGCCCACAAGAAAAAGTCGAGCTAAAAGGACAAGTTGGCGATAAAGTAACAGTGCCGACGGCCCCAGTAGTATCAGGACATCATGTAGATAGCATCACTTTCAATGGGACAAAAGTCCAAGCAGGAAGTGAAGTAACACTGGAAGAAACGAATGAATTGACATATACGTATGTGAAAGACGAAGAACCAGTGGTACCAGAAGCCAAAACGACAGTGAACTATCAAGCAGATGGCAAAGCAGTGAGCCCACAAGAAAAAGTCGAGCTAAAAGGACAAGTTGGCGATAAGGTAACAGTACCAGAAGCCCCAACAGTTCAAGGACATCATGTAGATAGCATCACTTTCAATGGGACAAAAGTCCAAGCAGGAAGTGAAGTAACACTGGAAGAAACGAACGAATTGACATATACGTATGTGAAAGACGAAGAACCAGTGGTACCAGAAGCCAAAACGACAGTGAACTATCAAGCAGATGGTAAAGCAGTGAGCCCACAAGAAAAAGTCGAGCTAAAAGGACAAGTTGGCGATAAAGTAACAGTGCCGACGGCCCCAGTAGTATCAGGACATCATGTAGATAGCATCACTTTCAATGGGACAAAAGTCCAAGCAGGAAGTGAAGTAACACTGGAAGAAACGAATGAATTGACATATACGTATGTGAAAGACGAAGAACCAGTGGTACCAGAAGCCAAAACGACAGTGAACTATCAAGCAGATGGCAAAGCAGTGAGCCCACAAGAAAAAGTCGAGCTAAAAGGACAAGTTGGCGATAAGGTAACAGTACCAGAAGCCCCAACAGTTCAAGGTCATCATGTAGATAGCATCACTTTCAATGGGACAAAAGTCCAAGCAGGAAGTGAAGTAACACTGGAAGAAACGAACGAATTGACATATACGTATGTGAAAGACGAAGAACCAGTGGTACCAGAAGCCAAAACGACAGTGAACTATCAAGCAGATGGTAAAGCAGTGAGCCCACAAGAAAAAGTCGAGCTAAAAGGACAAGTTGGCGATAAAGTAACAGTGCCGACGGCCCCAGTAGTATCAGGACATCATGTAGATAGCATCACTTTCAATGGGACAAAAGTCCAAGCAGGAAGTGAAGTAACACTGGAAGAAACGAATGAATTGACATATACGTATGTGAAAGACGAAGAACCAGTGGTACCAGAAGCCAAAACGACAGTGAACTATCAAGCAGATGGCAAAGCAGTGAGCCCACAAGAAAAAGTCGAGCTAAAAGGACAAGTTGGCGATAAGGTAACAGTACCAGAAGCCCCAACAGTTCAAGGTCATCATGTAGATAGCATCACTTTCAATGGGACAAAAGTCCAAGCAGGAAGTGAAGTAACACTGGAAGAAACGAACGAATTGACATATACGTATGTGAAAGACGAAGAACCAGTGGTACCAGAAGCCAAAACGACAGTGAACTATCAAGCAGATGGTAAAGCAGTGAGCCCACAAGAAAAAGTCGAGCTAAAAGGACAAGTTGGCGATAAAGTAACAGTGCCGACGGCCCCAGTAGTATCAGGACATCATGTAGATAGCATCACTTTCAATGGGACAAAAGTCCAAGCAGGAAGTGAAGTAACACTGGAAGAAACGAATGAATTGACATATACGTATGTGAAAGACGAAGAACCAGTGGTACCAGAAGCTAAAACGACAGTAAACTATCAAGCAGATGGCAAAGCAGTGAGCCCACAAGAAAAAGTCGAGCTAAAAGGACAAGTTGGCGATAAAGTAACAGTGCCGACGGCCCCAGCAGTATCAGGACATCATGTAGATAGTATCACTTTCAATGGGACGAAAGTCCAAGCAGGAAGTGAAGTAACACTGGGAGAAACGAACGAATTGACATATACGTATGTGAAAGACGAAGAACCAGTGGTACCAGAAGCTAAAACGACAGTGAACTATCAAGCAGATGGCAAAGCAGTGAGCCCACAAGAAAAAGTCGAGCTAAAAGGACAAGTCGGTGATAAGGTAACAGTACCAGAAGCCCCAGTAGTATCAGGACATCATGTAGATAGCATCACTTTCAATGGGACAAAAGTCCAAGCAGGAAGTGAAGTAACGCTGGAAGAAACGAACGAATTGACATATACGTATGTGAAAGATGAAGAACTTAAAAATCTAGCTAATGAGACCAATGGAACTGTGAATACTGTTTCGAAGACCACAGATGATACTATGAATAGTCATTCTCAAAAAGTGGTTGAGACTGATGTACAAAATTCACTAAGTAGCGAATTCTCTAAATCAAGTGCTGGACAAAGTGACTTACCGCAAACGGGAGATGAAGTGGAAGATATGAAAGCAGGTCTTCTAGGGACATTGCTTGTGGCTCTTGGCGGTTTTCTCGGAGGAAGCGTAGGAAAACGAAAGAATAAGAGTAAGTAA
- a CDS encoding type B 50S ribosomal protein L31: MKQGIHPEYHEVVFMDSATGYKFLSGSTKTSEETVEFEGKTYPLIRVEISCDSHPFYTGKQKFTQADGRVDRFNKKYGFTNN; the protein is encoded by the coding sequence ATGAAACAAGGAATTCATCCAGAATACCACGAAGTTGTTTTCATGGACTCAGCTACAGGATACAAGTTCTTGTCTGGTTCAACAAAAACTTCTGAAGAAACTGTTGAATTTGAAGGTAAAACATACCCATTGATCCGTGTGGAAATTTCATGTGACTCACATCCATTCTACACAGGAAAACAAAAATTCACACAAGCCGATGGTCGTGTGGATCGTTTCAACAAGAAGTACGGTTTTACAAACAACTAA
- a CDS encoding ImmA/IrrE family metallo-endopeptidase, whose product MERLLELLVDLEQKSATLDIFELCQALDIEILYLELGDILGFKTTFYDVSLIYVDQDLSSANQRFITAHELGHILLHQGIKPLLIHYKKQLTYVSKMEKEADRFAVLLTLCHYYLTTEQPLNEPNSLKKQLAIPKHLDYLWADLMETLRYEPTFLKILHKKSEL is encoded by the coding sequence ATGGAACGATTACTCGAACTTTTAGTTGACCTTGAACAAAAAAGTGCTACTTTAGATATTTTTGAATTATGCCAAGCACTTGATATTGAGATCTTATATCTTGAGCTAGGCGATATTTTAGGTTTCAAAACAACTTTCTATGATGTTTCTTTGATCTATGTCGATCAAGATCTTTCATCAGCAAATCAACGTTTCATTACCGCCCATGAGCTTGGACATATCTTACTTCATCAAGGTATCAAACCACTACTTATTCATTATAAAAAACAACTCACCTATGTCTCGAAGATGGAGAAAGAAGCCGATCGTTTTGCAGTTTTATTAACACTTTGCCATTATTATTTGACGACCGAACAGCCTTTGAACGAACCTAACTCTCTAAAGAAACAACTTGCGATCCCAAAACACTTAGACTATTTATGGGCTGATCTTATGGAAACATTACGTTATGAACCCACATTTCTTAAAATTTTGCACAAAAAAAGTGAACTGTGA
- a CDS encoding helix-turn-helix domain-containing protein: protein MDMNSISTKIIELRESHGLSQAQLARKMGLNKNVMGRIEHGNRTLRADEIVKLAKIFDVSTDFILDHQVPPTAEGELLYQQKQERDQLDIAKKVQELIDLTENEPDLNFYGAPMSQEHRKLLANALEIGLQLSYKKAHQEHEN from the coding sequence ATGGATATGAACAGCATCTCAACTAAGATCATTGAACTCCGTGAAAGCCACGGCTTATCACAAGCTCAGCTCGCACGTAAAATGGGATTAAATAAAAATGTCATGGGGCGCATTGAACATGGAAATAGAACTTTACGAGCTGATGAGATCGTCAAACTAGCTAAGATCTTCGATGTTTCAACTGATTTTATTTTAGATCATCAAGTTCCACCTACTGCGGAGGGCGAATTACTTTATCAGCAGAAACAAGAACGTGATCAATTAGACATTGCAAAAAAAGTCCAAGAATTGATCGATCTGACTGAAAATGAACCTGATCTTAATTTTTATGGTGCTCCGATGAGTCAAGAACATCGAAAACTGCTAGCCAACGCCTTAGAGATCGGGCTTCAATTAAGCTATAAGAAAGCTCACCAAGAACATGAAAATTGA
- a CDS encoding CsbD family protein, with protein sequence MSKDKVKGMTEQVTGKAKEVEGKLTDDKVRESQGKAENFLGKARQKVDELKEDLEEKFDRKD encoded by the coding sequence ATGAGTAAGGATAAAGTTAAAGGTATGACTGAACAAGTGACAGGTAAGGCAAAAGAAGTCGAAGGTAAGCTCACAGACGATAAAGTCAGAGAGAGTCAAGGTAAGGCAGAGAATTTTTTAGGCAAAGCACGTCAAAAAGTAGATGAACTTAAAGAAGATCTCGAAGAAAAATTTGACAGAAAAGATTAA